Part of the Crossiella cryophila genome, CGCCGGGGATCCGTTGAGCGGCAACGATGTCACCGTGATCGCGGACAACCTGCGCGCGCTGGGCTACTCGATCGGCATCCAGCCCAAGACCAGCGCCCGCCCCGGCGAGTCCGCGAAACCCGCGGTGTTCACCGCCGCGCTGAGCACCGCGCTGAAGAAGTGGCAGCAGAAAGCCGGGCTGCCCGCCACCGGCACCGTCGACATCGGACAGTTGCTGGTGCTGCCCGGACCGTCCCGGGTCGGCATGGTCACCGCGCAGCTCGGCGATCCGGCCACCGGGCCGCTGTTGAAGGTCACCGGCACCACCAAGGCGGTCAGCGTGGAGATCGCCGCCACCGAGGCGGACAAGGTCAAGCAGGGCGCCGAGGTGGTGATCCAGCGCCCGGACACCAAGGAGGTGCCCGCGGTCATCAGCCAGGTCGGCACCGTGGTGCAGGGCGGCGCCGAGTCCGGCGGGCAGAACACCCAGCCCAAGCTCACCGTCACGGTGACGCCGAAGGACCCGGCCGCACTGTCCGATTTGGACGCTGCCTCGGTACAGGTGCGGGTGGTCGCCGAGGCGCGGCCGAACGTCCTTGCCGTGCCGGTCGGCGCACTGCTCGCGCTGCGCGAGGGCGGGTACGCGGTGCAGTTGCCCGGCGGCGAGCTGAAACCGGTGCAGACCGGCTTGTTCGCCAAGGAACTGGTGGAGATCAGCGGCCCCGGCATCACCGAGGGCCAGGCCGTGGTGACGGTCTCGTGAACACCCCGGTGCTGGCCGTGCACGCCGCGAGCAAGATCCACCCCGGTGGTGTGGTGGCCCTGGACGAGGTGTCGCTGACCGTGGAATCCGGTGAGCTGCTCGGCATCGTCGGCCCGTCCGGGTCCGGGAAATCCACCCTGCTCACCATCATCGGCACCCTGGACGCGCC contains:
- a CDS encoding peptidoglycan-binding domain-containing protein is translated as MPRGETRRWFPVTAVAVTLAAAGGIAWFTLSPQGTPSAQPSGPPVRTVKVQRTELSTSQNFPGTLGFGADQVVKGAGAGLVTRLPAGGDGTERGKPLFWVNDQPVPVFYGATPLFRKLEVPVAGDPLSGNDVTVIADNLRALGYSIGIQPKTSARPGESAKPAVFTAALSTALKKWQQKAGLPATGTVDIGQLLVLPGPSRVGMVTAQLGDPATGPLLKVTGTTKAVSVEIAATEADKVKQGAEVVIQRPDTKEVPAVISQVGTVVQGGAESGGQNTQPKLTVTVTPKDPAALSDLDAASVQVRVVAEARPNVLAVPVGALLALREGGYAVQLPGGELKPVQTGLFAKELVEISGPGITEGQAVVTVS